One window of the Dreissena polymorpha isolate Duluth1 chromosome 5, UMN_Dpol_1.0, whole genome shotgun sequence genome contains the following:
- the LOC127831307 gene encoding ctenidin-1-like, with amino-acid sequence MGKKNYGYDGSIGGGYGGGGGSGGYGGGGYGGYGGGGGYGGYGGDDGGYDGGSFYGGIGGGLGGGGIGLGGGGFGGKKGCHGKQCAFGGGGGSSGYGGEGGGSGGYGGGDDGGYGGGSSYGGVGGGLGGGGFGG; translated from the coding sequence ATGGGCAAAAAGAACTACGGATACGATGGAAGTATTGGTGGAGGATATGGTGGAGGAGGCGGCTCCGGTGGATACGGAGGAGGCGGCTACGGTGGATATGGTGGAGGAGGTGGCTACGGTGGATATGGTGGAGATGATGGAGGCTACGATGGTGGTAGTTTTTACGGAGGTATTGGGGGCGGTCTTGGAGGCGGAGGTATAGGTCTTGGTGGCGGCGGTTTTGGAGGTAAGAAGGGATGCCATGGAAAACAATGCGCATTTGGTGGAGGAGGAGGCTCCAGTGGATACGGTGGAGAAGGAGGAGGCTCCGGTGGATATGGTGGAGGTGATGATGGAGGCTACGGTGGTGGTAGTTCTTACGGAGGCGTTGGCGGTGGTCTTGGTGGCGGAGGTTTTGGAGGTTAG